One Primulina huaijiensis isolate GDHJ02 chromosome 8, ASM1229523v2, whole genome shotgun sequence genomic region harbors:
- the LOC140983211 gene encoding transcription factor bHLH36-like: MFPLQQRDELVFGAPSTHPGEVILQSQIANHAFPDNDLIDNNTKESKRKRSDECNVKRVLHRENERHRRQEMANLYASLRTLLPLEYIKGKRSVSDHMQEAVNYIKHMQERIQELKMRLEKRSNFSGTKMASSNSNEKLVNRVVVTPGREGVEILISSSCKSFGLGLSGVLQELQARGLNVVSCLSTKENDQRFLHKIHAELIDDLKDIDLPVMQERLLHLIN; this comes from the exons ATGTTTCCTTTACAACAAAGAGATGAGCTGGTTTTTGGAGCCCCTTCCACCCACCCAGGTGAAGTAATCCTACAGAGTCAGATCGCGAATCACGCTTTTCCTGATAATGATCTTATTGATAATAATACCAAAGAAAGCAAAAGAAAGAGGAGCGATGAATGCAATGTGAAGAGGGTTTTGCACAGAGAAAATGAGCGGCACAGAAGGCAAGAAATGGCTAATCTCTACGCTTCTCTTCGGACCCTTCTGCCTCTCGAGTATATCAAG GGGAAGCGCTCAGTGTCAGATCACATGCAGGAGGCTGTGAATTACATAAAACACATGCAGGAGCGTATTCAAGAACTGAAAATGCGACTAGAAAAGCGATCTAATTTCTCAGGGACAAAAATGGCAAGTTCAAACAGTAACGAAAAATTGGTCAATCGTGTGGTGGTGACTCCGGGCCGGGAAGGAGTGGAGATTCTTATCAGCAGCAGCTGTAAAAGTTTCGGGCTCGGGCTCTCGGGCGTGCTACAGGAGCTTCAGGCCAGAGGCCTAAATGTTGTTTCTTGTCTTTCCACCAAAGAAAATGATCAGAGGTTTCTTCACAAAATCCATGCCGAG TTGATTGATGATCTTAAAGACATTGACTTACCCGTTATGCAAGAAAGACTGCTccatttgattaattaa
- the LOC140983651 gene encoding 3-ketoacyl-CoA synthase 5-like: MPKTSKTYIYPKFSISQIYASLTEVMKFTTVLILFSLQTLFIIQKRDPIYHILTTSCLLVAISKHYVSRPSPVYLLDFSCLKPPNFCRAPLSTYIEHAQMLDFLDEKSVSFMSKVLAQSGQGERTYISPGISFIPPESSHREALKEVHLVLFPVVDDLLSKSRISSSEIDILIVNCSGFCPNPSLSSIVINKYSMREDIKSFTISGMGCSASALAIDMAQNILKTNKNSTAMILSTEILSTGWYRGKEQSMMVLNCVFRMGAAAILVTNKREARRRAKYKLLYTLRTQRAFDDKAYHSAIREEDADGFTGVTLRRDLIEVAGDTLRSNISILGLEILPYTEMLSYLASLFKKKYIEKSAYIYVPNFKSVIKHFCLPASGKSVIREIGKGLRLEEMDLEPALMTLHRFGNQSSSSLWYELSYMEAKERVNKGDKVWQLGMGSGPKCNSLIWECIRPIIGEAQNGVWADCIDQYPVSTI, from the exons ATGCCCAAAACAAGCAAAACATATATTTACCCCAAATTCTCAATCAGCCAAATCTATGCATCTCTAACAGAAGTTATGAAATTCACAACTGTCCTAATCTTGTTTTCTCTACAAACCCTATTCATCATTCAAAAAAGGGATCCCATTTACCATATTCTCACCACTTCATGTCTGCTTGTGGCCATATCGAAACACTACGTCTCAAGACCTTCACCAGTATACCTACTCGATTTTTCATGCCTAAAACCTCCAAATTTCTGCCGAGCTCCCTTGTCAACCTACATCGAACATGCCCAAATGCTGGATTTCCTAGACGAGAAAAGCGTAAGTTTCATGTCTAAAGTTCTGGCTCAATCCGGGCAAGGTGAAAGAACTTATATCTCTCCCGGTATATCCTTCATCCCACCAGAATCAAGTCACCGAGAAGCGCTTAAAGAAGTCCATCTAGTCCTGTTCCCCGTTGTCGATGATCTCTTATCCAAATCCCGGATTTCGTCATCGGAAATCGACATTCTGATTGTGAACTGCAGCGGGTTTTGCCCGAATCCATCACTCTCTTCTATCGTGATAAACAAATACTCCATGAGAGAAGATATCAAAAGCTTCACAATCAGTGGAATGGGTTGCAGTGCAAGTGCATTAGCTATCGATATGGCTCAAAATATCCTCAAAACAAACAAGAATTCCACAGCCATGATTCTTAGTACCGAGATCTTGTCCACTGGTTGGTATCGAGGGAAGGAACAGTCGATGATGGTGCTCAACTGTGTCTTCCGCATGGGGGCTGCCGCGATTTTGGTGACGAATAAGAGAGAAGCAAGACGAAGAGCAAAGTATAAGCTGCTTTATACGCTAAGGACTCAAAGAGCTTTTGATGATAAGGCTTATCATTCAGCTATTAGGGAAGAGGATGCCGATGGGTTCACAGGGGTTACACTCCGAAGGGACTTGATAGAG GTCGCTGGCGATACCCTAAGGTCTAACATCTCCATTCTTGGCCTGGAAATCCTACCCTACACCGAAATGTTATCATACCTCGCATCCCTCTTCAAAAAGAAGTACATAGAAAAGTCCGCATACATTTACGTGCCGAACTTCAAGTCGGTGATCAAACATTTCTGCTTGCCGGCTTCTGGAAAATCGGTGATCCGGGAGATCGGCAAGGGTTTGAGGCTTGAAGAGATGGATCTGGAGCCCGCATTGATGACATTGCATAGATTTGGGAATCAATCTTCTTCTTCACTGTGGTATGAACTTAGTTACATGGAAGCTAAGGAAAGAGTTAATAAGGGTGACAAAGTATGGCAGCTTGGGATGGGAAGTGGGCCCAAATGCAACAGTCTTATTTGGGAGTGCATTAGGCCCATTATTGGAGAGGCCCAAAATGGTGTTTGGGCTGATTGTATTGACCAGTATCCGGTTTCAACAATTTAA
- the LOC140981980 gene encoding 3-ketoacyl-CoA synthase 5-like → MNKTSQTSTSHKFLFTQIHSFLTEVMNYTTLIILFSLQTLSILQKWDPFYQFLTISSLLLVAISKHCFSRPSPVYLLDFSCLKPPNFCRVPFSGYIEHARKLDFLDEESVAFMSKVLVQSGQGEHTYLPPAIAFIPPESSHQEAIKEVHLVLFPVVEDLLLKTRISPSEIDILIVNCSGFCPNPSLTSIVINKFSMREDTKSFNISGMGCSASALAVDMAQNILKAHENSTALILSTEILSTGWYPGKDQSMMLLNCMFRMGAAAILMTNKKEARRTAKYKLLSTVRTQTSSDDSSYYSAFREEDADGFTGVTLRKDIIQMVGDTIQAHISVVGSKILPYSEILLYIISILKKKYIDKSINVYVPDFKSVIQHFCLPTSGRPVIREIGKGLRLEDSDLEPAFMTLHRFGNQSSSSLWYELNYMEAKKRVDKTDRVWMLGFGSGLKCTSLIWECVRPIISEAQNGVWADCIDKYPVSRGDKRTSLS, encoded by the exons ATGAACAAAACAAGCCAAACATCAACTTCCCACAAGTTTCTTTTTACCCAAATCCATTCATTTCTCACTGAAGTCATGAACTACACGACCCTAATAATCTTGTTTTCCTTACAAACCTTATCCATCCTGCAAAAATGGGATCCCTTTTACCAATTTCTCACCATCTCATCACTGCTTCTTGTAGCCATATCAAAGCACTGCTTTTCAAGACCTTCACCGGTATACTTACTCGATTTCTCATGCCTAAAACCTCCAAATTTCTGTAGAGTGCCGTTCTCAGGCTACATCGAGCATGCCCGTAAGTTGGATTTCCTCGACGAAGAAAGCGTAGCTTTCATGAGTAAAGTGCTGGTTCAATCAGGGCAAGGTGAGCATACCTATCTCCCTCCTGCTATAGCCTTCATCCCACCAGAATCAAGCCACCAAGAAGCCATAAAAGAAGTTCATCTAGTCTTGTTCCCTGTCGTCGAAGATCTTCTCTTGAAAACCCGGATTTCGCCATCAGAGATCGATATTCTGATCGTGAACTGCAGTGGGTTTTGCCCGAACCCGTCGCTTACTTCCATCGTGATAAACAAATTCTCCATGAGAGAAGATACAAAAAGCTTCAACATCAGTGGGATGGGGTGCAGCGCGAGTGCATTAGCTGTCGATATGGCTCAAAACATACTAAAAGCTCATGAGAATTCCACCGCTCTGATTCTGAGCACTGAGATCTTGTCCACCGGTTGGTATCCTGGAAAAGATCAGTCCATGATGCTGCTCAACTGTATGTTTCGTATGGGTGCTGCTGCAATTTTGATGACGAACAAAAAAGAAGCAAGAAGAACAGCAAAATATAAGCTGCTTTCCACTGTTAGGACTCAAACATCATCCGATGACAGCTCCTATTATTCAGCATTCAGGGAAGAGGATGCGGATGGGTTCACAGGGGTTACACTACGAAAAGACATAATACAG ATGGTTGGAGATACCATACAAGCTCATATATCTGTCGTCGGTTCGAAAATCCTACCCTACTCTGAAATATTATTATACATCATATCAATTCTCAAAAAGAAGTACATCGACAAGTCTATCAACGTTTACGTGCCGGACTTCAAGTCAGTGATCCAGCATTTTTGCTTGCCAACTTCCGGCAGGCCGGTGATCCGAGAAATCGGCAAGGGTTTAAGGCTTGAAGACAGTGACTTGGAACCAGCATTTATGACATTGCATAGATTTGGGAACCAATCTTCTTCTTCATTGTGGTATGAACTTAATTACATGGAAGCCAAAAAGAGAGTTGATAAAACTGATAGGGTATGGATGCTAGGTTTCGGAAGTGGGCTCAAATGCACTAGTCTTATTTGGGAGTGTGTTAGGCCCATTATTAGTGAGGCCCAAAATGGAGTTTGGGCCGATTGCATTGACAAGTATCCGGTTTCACGAGGTGATAAAAGAACTTCTTTGTCTTAG
- the LOC140982675 gene encoding alpha-L-fucosidase 1-like yields MAKPIISSYIFTFFMLLQLILSRNEHINQLKVTTPPLPILPLPSYSQLKWQQREIIMFHHFGVNTFNDSEWGTGNESPAIFNPTGLDTNQWADAAAKAGVSLVILTAKHHDGFCLWPSRYTDHSVIRSPWKHGRGDVVREFVDAMKARNVDSGLYLSPWDRHDSRYGHAKKYNEYYLAQLQELLKRYGSVKEIWFDGAKGPNAPNMTYYFNDWFSMVKELQSTINIFSDAGPDVRWVGDEKGFAGSTCWSTINRTSLSIGNASIVDYINKGDPKGTDWLPAECDVSIRTGWFWHKSQSPKKLSELLEIYYNSVGRNCVLLLNVPPNSTGLIPESDVRRLKQFRRAIDTIFSSNLALKCSAHASSQRGGESSDYKPENVLDDDHLWTYWAPSERERRGQWIQFRAKTGKIKFNVVRIQEAIGLGQRIKKHEIYVDDGEMVAKGTTVGYKKLHRLEKGAVEAFSVRIKIVKAKGVPLISSFGLHFDPFWNPLGEVDS; encoded by the exons ATGGCTAAGCCAATTATTTCCTCGTACATTTTCACATTCTTTATGCTTTTGCAATTAATCTTATCACGAAATGAACATATTAATCAACTCAAAGTCACAACTCCTCCATTGCCAATTCTCCCCTTACCTTCGTACTCCCAATTGAAATGGCAACAAAGAGAGATCATAATGTTCCATCATTTCGGTGTCAATACCTTCAATGATTCAGAATGGGGCACTGGGAACGAAAGCCCGGCTATTTTCAACCCGACGGGACTCGACACCAACCAATGGGCGGACGCTGCGGCCAAGGCCGGAGTCTCCCTCGTGATACTCACAGCCAAGCATCATGATGGGTTTTGCTTGTGGCCTTCAaggtacactgatcattctgtcATCAGAAGCCCTTGGAAACATGGGCGTGGAGATGTGGTTCGAGAGTTCGTCGATGCAATGAAGGCTCgaaatgttgattcgggattgtATCTGTCGCCGTGGGATCGACATGATTCAAGATATGGACATGCTAAGAAGTACAATGAATATTACTTGGCTCAATTGCAAGAACTTCTTAAGAG ATATGGAAGTGTTAAAGAGATATGGTTTGATGGAGCAAAGGGTCCAAATGCCCCAAACATGACTTACTACTTCAATGATTGGTTTTCAATGGTGAAGGAATTGCAAAGTACAATCAACATATTCTCCGACGCCGGACCAGATGTCCGGTGGGTCGGGGACGAGAAAGGGTTCGCCGGTAGCACTTGTTGGTCCACCATCAATCGGACCTCTCTATCAATCGGCAATGCTAGCATTGTTGA CTATATCAACAAGGGTGACCCGAAAGGGACGGATTGGCTGCCGGCCGAGTGCGATGTTTCCATCCGAACAGGTTGGTTTTGGCACAAGTCACAGTCACCAAAAAAGCTAAGTGAACTCCTTGAGATTTACTACAATTCCGTGGGCCGAAACTGCGTGTTACTCCTCAATGTGCCACCAAACTCAACCGGACTAATACCCGAGTCCGATGTGCGAAGATTGAAGCAATTCAGACGAGCCATCGACACTATCTTTTCCTCGAACTTGGCCTTAAAATGTTCGGCCCATGCAAGTAGCCAGCGCGGAGGCGAAAGTAGTGATTATAAGCCTGAAAACGTGCTCGATGATGACCATCTGTGGACATATTGGGCTCCGAGTGAAAGGGAGAGAAGGGGTCAGTGGATCCAGTTTAGGGCGAAAACGGGGAAGATCAAGTTTAATGTAGTTAGGATTCAAGAAGCCATTGGACTAGGCCAAAGGATCAAGAAACACGAGATCTACGTCGACGACGGTGAGATGGTTGCGAAGGGAACCACGGTAGGATACAAGAAGCTGCATAGATTGGAGAAGGGTGCCGTTGAAGCATTTAGTGTGAGGATCAAGATTGTTAAAGCAAAGGGGGTGCCTTTGATTTCGTCTTTCGGGTTGCATTTCGATCCATTTTGGAACCCTCTAGGGGAAGTGGATTCATAA
- the LOC140982676 gene encoding cytochrome P450 704C1-like: MNPMFLPTFSAIFGVFLIWVIFRFSRNDKRKYHPFGGTILHLLFNFNNIYDYLTELTRKNMTFRIVYLDNIEIYTSDPAIVEYFLKTNFANYGKGSFHHDILEGLLGDGIFTVDGERWRHQRKMSSYEFSTRNLRDFSSGVFKTNAAKLAKIVSEAATSNKMIEIQDLFMKGALDSVFKVVLGVDLDSMRGTDEGTQFSKAFDEASEMTCYRYVDMSWPIKKFLNVGSEATLKRCMKIVDAFVYKVIQSKTEQMNKPKDDLQVNRGDILSRFLEMNETDPKYLKDIILSFIIAGKDTTASTLSWFFYMMCKHPLVKEKIVKEVQEAANLKQNSSIDEITKSITEEALDKMQFLHAALSETLRLYPAVPADGKMCFSDDTLPDGFSIKKGNLISYVPYAMGRMKSLWGDDAEVFLPERWLDENGVFQHESSFKFTAFQAGPRICLGKEFAYRQMKIFASVLLSAFVFNLVDETKPVKYRTMLTLQIDGGLHLRARSRTIDA, translated from the exons ATGAATCCTATGTTTCTCCCAACTTTTTCTGCAATTTTTGGGGTGTTTCTGATATGGGTTATCTTCAGATTTTCAAGAAACGATAAGAGAAAGTATCATCCATTCGGAGGCACGATTTTGCATCTGCTGTTTAATTTCAACAACATTTATGACTACCTCACTGAGTTGACCCGCAAGAACATGACTTTCAGAATCGTTTATCTGGATAATATTGAAATTTACACTTCTGATCCTGCAATTGTTGAGTACTTTCTCAAAACAAATTTTGCCAACTATGGAAAG GGGTCGTTTCACCACGACATCTTGGAAGGTCTTCTAGGGGACGGGATCTTTACAGTTGATGGTGAAAGGTGGCGCCACCAAAGAAAAATGTCGAGTTATGAATTTTCCACGAGAAACTTGAGGGATTTTAGCAGCGGCGTGTTTAAGACAAATGCAGCTAAACTTGCTAAGATAGTGTCTGAAGCTGCGACCTCGAATAAGATGATAGAAATCCAA GATTTGTTCATGAAAGGTGCGTTAGACTCGGTTTTCAAGGTTGTGCTCGGTGTGGATCTAGACAGCATGCGTGGAACAGATGAAGGTACCCAATTTTCCAAGGCATTTGATGAAGCAAGTGAAATGACGTGTTACCGTTATGTGGACATGTCGTGGCCAATCAAAAAGTTCCTTAACGTTGGCTCAGAAGCCACATTGAAGAGATGTATGAAAATCGTGGATGCATTTGTTTACAAGGTCATACAAAGCAAGACTGAACAAATGAACAAGCCCAAAGACGACCTTCAA GTGAATAGAGGAGATATTTTGTCGAGGTTTCTTGAAATGAATGAAACAGATCCCAAGTACCTGAAGGACATAATACTAAGTTTTATAATTGCCGGAAAAGACACGACAGCTAGTACTCTTTCATGGTTTTTTTACATGATGTGCAAACACCCGCTAGTAAAAGAAAAGATAGTAAAAGAAGTGCAGGAGGCAGCAAATCTTAAACAAAATTCGAGTATCGATGAAATAACGAAGAGTATTACGGAAGAAGCACTAGATAAGATGCAGTTCCTCCATGCTGCTCTCAGTGAAACTCTCAGACTATATCCTGCAGTGCCAGCA GATGGAAAGATGTGTTTTTCGGATGATACTTTACCAGATGGATTCAGTATCAAGAAAGGAAACTTGATTTCATATGTACCTTACGCTATGGGAAGGATGAAATCTTTGTGGGGTGACGATGCTGAGGTTTTCCTTCCTGAGAGATGGCTCGATGAAAATGGAGTTTTTCAGCATGAAAGCTCTTTTAAATTCACAGCTTTTCAG GCGGGGCCAAGGATCTGTCTGGGAAAAGAATTTGCTTACAGGCAGATGAAAATTTTTGCATCGGTATTGCTGAGCGCCTTCGTGTTCAATTTAGTTGATGAAACGAAACCGGTAAAGTACAGAACCATGCTAACGCTGCAGATCGATGGAGGGCTCCATCTACGTGCCCGTTCAAGGACAATCGATGCATAA
- the LOC140983088 gene encoding alpha-L-fucosidase 1-like: protein MTYYFNDWFSMVKELQSTINIFSDAGPDVRWVGDEKGFAGSTCWSTINRTSLSIGNASIVDYINKGDPKGTDWLPAECDVSIRTGWFWHKSQSPKKLSELLEIYYNSVGRNCVLLLNVPPNSTGLIPESDVRRLKQFRRAIDTIFSSNLALKCSAHASSQRGGESSDYKPENVLDDDHLWTYWAPSERERRGQWIQFRAKTGKIKFNVVRIQEAIGLGQRIKKHEIYVDDGEMVAKGTTVGYKKLHRLEKGAVEAFSVRIKIVKAKGVPLISSFGLHFDPFWNPLGEVDS, encoded by the exons ATGACTTACTACTTCAATGATTGGTTTTCAATGGTGAAGGAATTGCAAAGTACAATCAACATATTCTCCGACGCCGGACCAGATGTCCGGTGGGTCGGGGACGAGAAAGGGTTCGCCGGTAGCACTTGTTGGTCCACCATCAATCGGACCTCTCTATCAATCGGCAATGCTAGCATTGTTGA CTATATCAACAAGGGTGACCCGAAAGGGACGGATTGGCTGCCGGCCGAGTGCGATGTTTCCATCCGAACAGGTTGGTTTTGGCACAAGTCACAGTCACCAAAAAAGCTAAGTGAACTCCTTGAGATTTACTACAATTCCGTGGGCCGAAACTGCGTGTTACTCCTCAATGTGCCACCAAACTCAACCGGACTAATACCCGAGTCCGATGTGCGAAGATTGAAGCAATTCAGACGAGCCATCGACACTATCTTTTCCTCGAACTTGGCCTTAAAATGTTCGGCCCATGCAAGTAGCCAGCGCGGAGGCGAAAGTAGTGATTATAAGCCTGAAAACGTGCTCGATGATGACCATCTGTGGACATATTGGGCTCCGAGTGAAAGGGAGAGAAGGGGTCAGTGGATCCAGTTTAGGGCGAAAACGGGGAAGATCAAGTTTAATGTAGTTAGGATTCAAGAAGCCATTGGACTAGGCCAAAGGATCAAGAAACACGAGATCTACGTCGACGACGGTGAGATGGTTGCGAAGGGAACCACGGTAGGATACAAGAAGCTGCATAGATTGGAGAAGGGTGCCGTTGAAGCATTTAGTGTGAGGATCAAGATTGTTAAAGCAAAGGGGGTGCCTTTGATTTCGTCTTTCGGGTTGCATTTCGATCCATTTTGGAACCCTCTAGGGGAAGTGGATTCATAA